The Bacteroidota bacterium genome segment GCTGGACAACAAATTTAACCGACTACTACAACAGCGGCAGCGCAGGCTTTTTCCATAATACGGCTCCTGCCTGTAAATTCAATTCTCAGGGCAAGTTTGTGATGATTAATTTCACCGATTTACCCGGAACCGTTTCTTACTGGATAAGGGGCACATCAGGCTTTGCAGGAGGAACATTTACAGTTGAAGAATCTGTTGACGGCAGCACATGGACTCCGGTTCACGTATTCACGGATGCCAATGTCAACAAAAACGTACTGGTAAACTATACGGATAACCTGACATCCACATCACGTTATGTAAGATTTATGTACACAACCAAGGTATCAGAAAATATCTGTATTGACGATATCAGCATTACTCAGGCAACACCCGGTCCTGCTGCATGGATATCAATTAAAAACGGCACAACCACCATTCCTACGGGTTCGCAGCTTATTGTTGGAAATGCCCCGGCCACAACACTTAAAGTAATTAATTCGGGGACTGATTCAACACTGTATCTTACAAGCAGCAATTTTACCGGAACCGACGCTTCAATGTTTGGTTTGACAGGGTTTCCGTCGAGTGTGCCGGCTCATGATTCGGTAACATTTACCCTCGACTTCACTCCTACCGGAGCTGATGGCAGCAAAACAGCCATACTCACTATCGGCAACAGCGACCCGAATAAAAACCCCTTCGTCATTAATCTCTATGGTGTTAAAGGCAGCTTTGCAACAGAGCCTACCGCCAAAGCCATTAATGTTCATTTCACCTATCAAAAAACTTTTCAGCACAATGTAGTCTTTGATGATCCTTCGGCAAAGCCTGAGCATTACATAGTACTTCGCAGTATAGACACACCTGTTGCCGATGAGCCTGTTGATGGCACAACTTATAAAAAAGGAGCATACATTGGAACTTCACAGGTTGTCATGGTTTGCGACAGCGGAATTTCTTTCAGACCCTTATTCGTTGTTCCCGGAACCATTTACTATTATAAGATATTCTCATTTAACGGACCCACGGGATATGAAAATTATCTTACAACCAACGCAGCCGCTGACAGTGTAATTACTGCCGACAATATGATAGGCACCTATTATGCCACCATCAACCCTGCCAGCCCGACCTTCAAAGCCGATCTTCACAATTTGATTAATCCGCATACAACCTTATACTATAGTGATTATGCCACCTACCTGATTCGCAACTACGAATCGCGCGATACGGTTGTTGCCAACACATCACAGAAAGTTGTAACCTGCATTTATTCAGGATATCCGACGGTTTACACCGATCCTTTCTCATGGTCAAGCATGAACCGCGAGCACACATTCTGTCAGTCATGGATGCCGACCGTTGGGTACTCAAACTTCCAGAACATGCCTGAATACAGCGATTATCACAATCTGTTTCCTGCAAGCACAACGGCCAACAGCCACCGTTCAGATATTCCTTTGGGCGTTGTTGTTCAGAATCCTCCCGACTGGACATACGGTGGTTGCAAAGTAGGTAATGATACAGCCGGCAACAAAGTTTTTGAACCCCGCGACGAACAAAAAGGTGATGCAGCACGTGCCATGATGTACATGCTGGTGTGCTATAACGGCGTTGGTGGCGAATTGTGGAAACTGCCCGATTATATCAGCGGATTCATGCCTTACGGACAGGATGAAGCCGTGCTGAAAGCATGGAACATCAGCGATCCTGTTGACAACTGGGAAATGGGACGCAATGATTACATCCAGAGCGTTCAGGATAATCGCAATCCTTTTGTTGACAGTGTGCAGTGGGTAAATGCTTTTAACTTCTCAGATATGGGACAGGGCATTGTTCGCAACAGCCTGAGCGATTTCTCGGTGGTTGTTTTCCCAAGCCCGTCTGACGGTGATTTCACAGTTCTTTATGACTGCCGGAATTCAGGACAGATTCAAATAAACATTACTTCGATGGACGGACAGCTTGTATTTACAACGACACAAGCCTGCACCAAAGGAACAAATACCATTTCGTTGAGCACAGCGCTGCCTTCGGGCCTTTATATGATGCGACTTGCCGGCGACGGTGGTGTTACTACCAAAAAAGTGCTGATTAATAAATAATACTGCCTCTGTACCCTTCGACAGGCTCAGGGTACAGTATAATAATGCCGGACGTTTCGACAAAGTCAGCGTCCGGCATTGTTTTTTTGCAAAGCATTCAGTAAATATTTTTGACTGAATTTGTCAGTTTGCAAAATTTCATGTAGGTTTGTTACGTTAAGTTATCTCACATAATTAATATAAAGTGACCGACAGCGTAGTCATCATCCCCACATACAACGAAAAAGAAAACGTTGAGAAAATGATCAGGAAAGTATTTTCACTGACTCAGGAATTTGATATCCTGGTAGTTGAAGATAATTCGCCTGATGGAACAGCAGCTATTATAAAAAGCCTGATGTCTGAATTTCCGAATCGTTTGCACATTGAAGAACGAAAAGGAAAACTCGGTCTGGGCACAGCCTATATTCACGGTTTCAAATGGGCACTTGCAAGAAATTACCAGTACATTTTTGAAATGGATTGCGATTTCTCCCATAATCCGGAAGATCTTTCAAAACTTTATCACGCCTGCGCCATCAACGGTGCAGACCTTGCTATCGGTTCAAGATACATACGCGGTGTGAACGTTGTGAACTGGCCGATGGGTCGCGTGCTGATGTCGTACTACGCATCGGCTTATGTGCGTATGATAACAGGCATGAAAATCCGCGATACAACTGCAGGATTTAAATGTTATACACGCCGTGTTCTCGAAACTATTGACATGGGTAAAATCCGTTTTATGGGTTATGCCTTTCAGATAGAGATGAAGTTTACTGCATGGAAGCACGGATTTAATATTATTGAAGTCCCTATTATTTTTACCGACCGCACCGAAGGTCAGTCGAAAATGAGCCGTGGAATTTTTAAAGAAGCCATTTTTGGTGTGATGAGCATGAAAATAAAAAGCTGGTTTCGCACCTATAAAAAATTCGAGCGACCTGCTGAAACAATAAGCTAATATAGCTTCGACAGCTATTACAAACTGTTTATAATGCCCCAGAAATTCTGCATTACCGATGCAACGATAGTGAACGAAGGCATTATCCGTAAGGGCAGTGTATTCATTGACAATGGCGTCATCCAGAGCATTACTGAAAAAGAAATTTCACCGGGTTATATTTTTGAAAACGATTATACGCACATTGATGCGGAAGGGCTTTTCCTCATTCCGGGTGTTATTGACAGCCATGTACATTTCAGAGAACCAGGACTTACGCATAAAGAAGATATCCGAAGCGGAAGCAGAGCAGCAGTAGCCGGCGGCATCACAAGTTTTATGGAAATGCCAAACACCCTTCCCCAGACGATTACGAATGCACTGCTGAATGAAAAGCATGAAATTGCCTCGCGCGATTCGATGGCCAATTATTCGTTTTATCTGGGCGCTACCAATGACAATATTGAGGAAATAAAAAAAGCTGACTTTTCAAAAGTGTGCGGTATCAAGGTTTTCATGGGTGCATCTACTGGAAATATGCTCGTTGATAATGAAACAGCGTTACAAAAAATATTCCAGTTGCCTGTATTGATTGCTGTTCACTGCGAAGATGAAACCATCATTACAAAAAACCTCGCTGCGTTTAAAGAACGTTTTAAGGAGCACATTCCATTTACCGCTCATCCGCTGATACGCAGCCGGGAAGCCTGTGTTCAGTCAACACTGAAAGCTATTTCACTTGCATTAAAACACAACAGCAGGCTGCATGTGCTGCATCTGTCCACTGCCGAAGAAGCCGCGCTGTTTGCCAACGGCAATGCATCAACAAAAAATATTACATCAGAAGCCTGTGTACATCACCTCTGGTTTAGTGATGAAGATTATGAAAAGCTTGGCGCGAAAATAAAAGTGAACCCCGCTGTAAAAAGTACCGACGACCGCGAAGCACTGCTGCAGGCCTTAAATGATGGCACAATCGATGTTGTCAGTACCGACCACGCGCCACACACATTAGAAGAAAAATCGAACAATTATATGGAATGCCCGTCGGGCGGACCCATGATGCAACATGCCCTGCCCCTGATGCTGGAGCTTGTACGCAAAAATAAAATTACGATTGAAACACTGGTACAGCGCATGTGCCACGCACAGGCCGATTGCTTCAGGATAGAAAAACGCGGTTATATTCGCAAAGGCTATTATGCCGACCTTGTTCTTTTTGATCCTGACTTACCGTGGCAGGCAGGAAAGACCAACATGCTGAACAAATGCGGTTGGTCGGCGCTTGACGGGCAGATTTTTCACAATTTTATTACACACACCTTCGTGAACGGCCGCCTTGCCTACAACGACGGGCGATTTGATGAAAGCGTGAAGGGAATGCCGTTGGTGTTTGAATAATTATCAGACTCCAGTTTAATGACTAATAGTCTGAATTATCTCCGTTATCGTCGGGCTGACGTTTCTGTTTGATTCCGCCATTAATTTTGTAAGTAACCCCCAGAAACAGCACTCTGCTGTCGCGACCGCTTACCATTGACTGGTTGAAATTATCGCCCGTTGTAACAACAGAATACTTCTGTGATTTTAAAACGTCGCTCACGCGCGCACTCACTGTTATCCTGTTTTTCCACAAATCTTTTTTCACACCGATATCCATAAAGTAGAGTTCAGCTTGCTTTCCCTGAGTACCGGCCGGCATAAACCGACCACCCTGCCCGGTAACAGTAGTAACAGCCGAATTATAATTGAAGCTCACCTGAAGGTCGAACACTTTGAGCGCCATGCTTGAATTAATCTTTGCAGTCCAACTGTAAGTCGCGTCTTTAAAGGCATTGGTAAGTTGCGTTCCGCTGAATTTTTGTCCGAAAACACTGGCATTCGCATTGATTTTCCACCATTTGCCCACCTGCTGGCTCACGATTAATTCAAGTCCGTACGACTGTCCTTTATTCAGGTTCTGATACGTAGAATATGTAACGCCACCCGGTTCCAGTGTCATGATACGTGAAATGATATGGTCAATCTGACGATAAAAAACGGTTGTACTTAACGAAGTTTTCTTGATACTGATAAGATGTGCCAGTTCAAAAGAGTTAATATATTCGGGCTTCAGGTAAGGGTTTCCTGCCGAAATATTCAAAGGGTCAGAGTTATTTATGAAGGGGTTGAGCGAACGCCAGGACGGTCTATTTACCCTACGGCTGTAACTGAGTTGTAAGGCATTCTCTTCCGTAAATTCATATTTAAGATGAATGGTTGGAAAAAAGTTAAAATAGCTATTCGTAAATTTCTGCCCTGATGTTTTCTGATTCGAAATAGTTGTAGCATATTCAGCCCTCACACCTGCTTGATATTTGAAGTTTGCAATGCTGTTGGAATAAATCAGGTAGGCGGCATGTATTTGCTCATTATACACAAAATTATTACTCGTATTGGTATCCTTAATCCAGTCGGGTGCTCCACCGGCTTTGTTCTCCTGAAGATAATCAAGGTCAGAATTTTTATAGCTGTATTTATATCCGGTTTCCATACGACCACCGGCCCAGAGTGGCATAAAATAATCGGCCTGTCCGATGATAGAAGTATTCAGTGATTTTGTAATAGAATTTTGCAAATCGGGTTCAACACTTATTGGAGTATAGTCAAGGTGGTACGGCTCATAGGCCATCAGGCTGGTATTGTCACCGGGATTCTGCTCAAAGGAAATGTTTGATGTGAATTCCTGATTCTTTTTTTTGAACGTTTTCTTATAATTGATTTCTCCTTCCGGCCCTCCACCACTATTGGTTCCATGTGTTTGTCTTACATAATAACTGGTCGGGAAATCCAGATAATTCAGCGCAGCATAATGCGTTGTTTCATTTGTGGTGAATTTTCTGATTCCATATTCTCCGGTAATCGTCAGCGTATTTTTATCATTAATAAAAAAATCGGCGCCGGCTTTAAAATTATTGAATTGCCCAAGCCTTCCTGAGTTCTGGTGTTGGTCAAGAAAAGAGGATGTATCGTTGTAGGTACTTTCACGGTTTTGGTCAGTATAACCTTTCATAGAGAAATATCTGAAATCATAATTGGCGAAAATATTCACTTTCTTCTGTCTGAAATTCAGGTTTACCGATCCTGTATATTTATCACCGGTGCCGGCATTAAGAGAAACCATACCGTTGTATCCGGCTTCTTTCGGCTTCTTCATCACAATATTAATAATGCCCGACATGCCATCGGGGTCGTAACGTGCCGAAGGATTGGTAACAATCTCCACTTTGTCTATCATACCTGCGGGAATCTGATCCAAATCGGTAAATGTGGATGGCCGGCCGTCAACAAGAATCGTAACGTTT includes the following:
- a CDS encoding endonuclease, yielding MKKKITLFAILMAFTAIISFAQTTLPTSWACDPAALPNGWTTNLTDYYNSGSAGFFHNTAPACKFNSQGKFVMINFTDLPGTVSYWIRGTSGFAGGTFTVEESVDGSTWTPVHVFTDANVNKNVLVNYTDNLTSTSRYVRFMYTTKVSENICIDDISITQATPGPAAWISIKNGTTTIPTGSQLIVGNAPATTLKVINSGTDSTLYLTSSNFTGTDASMFGLTGFPSSVPAHDSVTFTLDFTPTGADGSKTAILTIGNSDPNKNPFVINLYGVKGSFATEPTAKAINVHFTYQKTFQHNVVFDDPSAKPEHYIVLRSIDTPVADEPVDGTTYKKGAYIGTSQVVMVCDSGISFRPLFVVPGTIYYYKIFSFNGPTGYENYLTTNAAADSVITADNMIGTYYATINPASPTFKADLHNLINPHTTLYYSDYATYLIRNYESRDTVVANTSQKVVTCIYSGYPTVYTDPFSWSSMNREHTFCQSWMPTVGYSNFQNMPEYSDYHNLFPASTTANSHRSDIPLGVVVQNPPDWTYGGCKVGNDTAGNKVFEPRDEQKGDAARAMMYMLVCYNGVGGELWKLPDYISGFMPYGQDEAVLKAWNISDPVDNWEMGRNDYIQSVQDNRNPFVDSVQWVNAFNFSDMGQGIVRNSLSDFSVVVFPSPSDGDFTVLYDCRNSGQIQINITSMDGQLVFTTTQACTKGTNTISLSTALPSGLYMMRLAGDGGVTTKKVLINK
- a CDS encoding polyprenol monophosphomannose synthase → MTDSVVIIPTYNEKENVEKMIRKVFSLTQEFDILVVEDNSPDGTAAIIKSLMSEFPNRLHIEERKGKLGLGTAYIHGFKWALARNYQYIFEMDCDFSHNPEDLSKLYHACAINGADLAIGSRYIRGVNVVNWPMGRVLMSYYASAYVRMITGMKIRDTTAGFKCYTRRVLETIDMGKIRFMGYAFQIEMKFTAWKHGFNIIEVPIIFTDRTEGQSKMSRGIFKEAIFGVMSMKIKSWFRTYKKFERPAETIS
- a CDS encoding dihydroorotase translates to MPQKFCITDATIVNEGIIRKGSVFIDNGVIQSITEKEISPGYIFENDYTHIDAEGLFLIPGVIDSHVHFREPGLTHKEDIRSGSRAAVAGGITSFMEMPNTLPQTITNALLNEKHEIASRDSMANYSFYLGATNDNIEEIKKADFSKVCGIKVFMGASTGNMLVDNETALQKIFQLPVLIAVHCEDETIITKNLAAFKERFKEHIPFTAHPLIRSREACVQSTLKAISLALKHNSRLHVLHLSTAEEAALFANGNASTKNITSEACVHHLWFSDEDYEKLGAKIKVNPAVKSTDDREALLQALNDGTIDVVSTDHAPHTLEEKSNNYMECPSGGPMMQHALPLMLELVRKNKITIETLVQRMCHAQADCFRIEKRGYIRKGYYADLVLFDPDLPWQAGKTNMLNKCGWSALDGQIFHNFITHTFVNGRLAYNDGRFDESVKGMPLVFE
- a CDS encoding TonB-dependent receptor; this translates as MIKKIAIVLILLGNGILFGQQTQGKGGQQGGVPKGVVFGTVTDKQSGKPIEYANIVLYRTKDSAMITGAVSDNKGKFRIEKVPFGNIFAKVNFIGFKIQTIRGIRIKPDTLERDLGVIHLEPTVANLSEVAINGEKQQMEYNLDKKVINVDKDMVSAGGTAIDIMQKIPSVSVDVEGTVSLRGSSNVTILVDGRPSTFTDLDQIPAGMIDKVEIVTNPSARYDPDGMSGIINIVMKKPKEAGYNGMVSLNAGTGDKYTGSVNLNFRQKKVNIFANYDFRYFSMKGYTDQNRESTYNDTSSFLDQHQNSGRLGQFNNFKAGADFFINDKNTLTITGEYGIRKFTTNETTHYAALNYLDFPTSYYVRQTHGTNSGGGPEGEINYKKTFKKKNQEFTSNISFEQNPGDNTSLMAYEPYHLDYTPISVEPDLQNSITKSLNTSIIGQADYFMPLWAGGRMETGYKYSYKNSDLDYLQENKAGGAPDWIKDTNTSNNFVYNEQIHAAYLIYSNSIANFKYQAGVRAEYATTISNQKTSGQKFTNSYFNFFPTIHLKYEFTEENALQLSYSRRVNRPSWRSLNPFINNSDPLNISAGNPYLKPEYINSFELAHLISIKKTSLSTTVFYRQIDHIISRIMTLEPGGVTYSTYQNLNKGQSYGLELIVSQQVGKWWKINANASVFGQKFSGTQLTNAFKDATYSWTAKINSSMALKVFDLQVSFNYNSAVTTVTGQGGRFMPAGTQGKQAELYFMDIGVKKDLWKNRITVSARVSDVLKSQKYSVVTTGDNFNQSMVSGRDSRVLFLGVTYKINGGIKQKRQPDDNGDNSDY